The following are encoded in a window of Acidobacteriota bacterium genomic DNA:
- a CDS encoding ArsR family transcriptional regulator: MTTPALPLLDSFSALADATRCRMLWLLEQHELTVGELCAVLQLPQSTVSRHLKTLADAGWVTSRRDGTSRYYALAIAAASGHAELWELTRAQFAGRPGIEQDARRLAAVLARRGEASQRFFASSSGEWDRLRDELFGRATTVHALMALLPAAWTVGDLGCGTGAIVSLLAPHVRTVIGVDASDEMLAAARRRTASFPNVDLRRGSLEALPIAAATLDAALMVLVLHHLPSPVPALAEAFRALKPGARLLVVDMAPHEREEYRQQMGHVWLGFSEDQLRRFAEQAGFPSLAMYPLPPADEAKGPALFAAVAEKPEDARADTRA; encoded by the coding sequence ATGACGACGCCCGCGCTGCCGTTGCTCGATTCGTTCTCCGCGCTCGCCGACGCGACGCGCTGCCGAATGCTCTGGTTGCTCGAGCAGCACGAGCTGACGGTCGGCGAGCTCTGCGCGGTGCTCCAATTGCCCCAATCCACGGTCAGCCGTCACCTCAAGACGCTCGCCGACGCCGGCTGGGTGACCTCGCGGCGCGACGGCACGAGCCGCTACTACGCGCTGGCGATCGCGGCGGCCTCCGGCCACGCCGAGCTGTGGGAGCTGACGCGGGCCCAGTTCGCCGGCCGGCCTGGCATCGAGCAGGATGCGCGGCGGCTGGCCGCGGTGCTGGCGCGGCGCGGCGAAGCGTCGCAGCGCTTCTTCGCCTCGTCGTCCGGCGAGTGGGATCGGCTGCGCGACGAGCTGTTCGGCCGCGCGACGACGGTGCACGCGCTCATGGCGCTGTTGCCGGCGGCCTGGACGGTTGGCGATCTCGGCTGCGGCACCGGCGCGATCGTGTCGCTCCTCGCGCCGCACGTCCGCACGGTGATCGGCGTCGACGCCTCGGACGAGATGCTCGCCGCGGCGCGCCGCCGGACGGCGTCGTTTCCCAACGTCGACTTGCGGCGCGGATCGCTCGAAGCGTTGCCGATCGCCGCGGCGACGCTCGACGCCGCCCTGATGGTGCTCGTGCTGCACCATCTGCCGTCGCCCGTGCCGGCGCTGGCTGAGGCGTTCCGCGCGCTCAAGCCGGGCGCGCGGCTGCTCGTCGTGGACATGGCGCCGCACGAGCGCGAGGAGTACCGCCAGCAGATGGGGCACGTCTGGCTGGGATTCTCGGAGGATCAGTTGCGGAGGTTCGCCGAACAGGCGGGCTTCCCGTCGCTTGCGATGTACCCGCTGCCGCCGGCCGACGAGGCCAAAGGCCCCGCGCTCTTCGCGGCGGTCGCAGAGAAACCTGAAGACGCGCGGGCCGACACCCGCGCCTGA
- a CDS encoding adenosylhomocysteinase, translating to MSTAVAQHHPFDLARQAGRLPYKVADLNLAEWGRKEIRLAEDEMPGLMALRARYAGNKPLAGARVMGSLHMTIQTAVLIETLDALGADVRWVSCNIFSTQDHAAAAVVVGRPETGGTAASPRGIPVFAWKGETLDDYWWCTKEALLWPDGSGPTLIVDDGGDATLFVHKAYEFEKAGRVPAFDPAAEPEEWGVILETLRVELERHPGVWTSVATGIRGVSEETTTGVHRLYEMKKNGSLLFAAINVNDSVTKSKFDNIYGCRHSLPDGLARATDVMLGGKLAVVFGYGEVGKGCAQALRGQGCRVVITEIDPICALQAAMEGYEVVTIDDVVEKADIFITATGNFNIITVDHMARMKDKAIVGNIGHFDNEIDMAGIKKVPGIVRNTIKPQYDEWQFPDGHSVLVLAEGRLLNLGCATGHPSFVMSASFTNQVLAQLELHANAEKIGRNVLMLPKHLDEEVARLHLEKLGVKLTRLTDEQARYIGVPVNGPYKPEHYRY from the coding sequence ATGTCCACTGCTGTCGCTCAACACCACCCCTTCGATCTCGCCCGCCAGGCCGGACGGCTGCCGTACAAGGTCGCCGACCTGAACCTCGCCGAGTGGGGCCGCAAGGAGATTCGCCTCGCCGAAGACGAGATGCCCGGGTTGATGGCGCTTCGCGCGCGGTACGCGGGCAACAAGCCGCTCGCCGGCGCGCGCGTCATGGGATCGCTGCACATGACGATCCAGACGGCGGTGCTGATCGAGACGCTCGACGCGCTCGGCGCCGACGTCCGCTGGGTCTCGTGCAACATCTTCTCGACCCAGGACCATGCTGCCGCGGCGGTCGTCGTCGGACGCCCCGAGACCGGCGGCACGGCGGCGTCGCCGCGCGGCATTCCCGTGTTCGCGTGGAAGGGTGAAACGCTCGACGACTACTGGTGGTGCACGAAGGAAGCGCTGCTCTGGCCCGACGGCAGCGGGCCGACCCTCATCGTCGACGACGGCGGAGACGCGACGCTGTTCGTGCACAAGGCCTACGAGTTCGAGAAGGCCGGCAGGGTGCCGGCGTTCGATCCGGCGGCCGAGCCGGAGGAGTGGGGCGTCATCCTCGAGACGCTGCGCGTCGAGCTCGAACGCCATCCCGGCGTCTGGACCAGCGTGGCGACCGGGATTCGCGGCGTCTCGGAGGAGACGACCACGGGCGTGCACCGGCTCTACGAGATGAAGAAGAACGGGTCGCTGCTCTTCGCGGCGATCAACGTCAATGACTCGGTGACGAAGAGCAAGTTCGACAACATCTACGGTTGCCGCCACTCGCTGCCCGACGGCCTGGCCCGCGCCACCGACGTCATGCTCGGCGGCAAGCTGGCCGTGGTCTTCGGCTACGGCGAAGTCGGCAAGGGGTGCGCGCAGGCACTGCGGGGCCAGGGATGCCGTGTCGTGATCACCGAGATCGACCCGATCTGCGCCCTCCAGGCCGCGATGGAAGGCTACGAGGTCGTCACCATCGACGACGTCGTGGAGAAGGCCGACATCTTCATCACGGCCACCGGCAACTTCAACATCATCACCGTCGACCACATGGCCCGCATGAAGGACAAGGCCATCGTCGGCAACATCGGCCACTTCGACAACGAGATCGACATGGCTGGCATCAAAAAGGTGCCCGGCATCGTCCGGAACACCATCAAGCCGCAGTACGACGAGTGGCAGTTCCCGGACGGCCACAGCGTGCTCGTGCTCGCCGAAGGGCGTCTCCTGAACCTTGGGTGCGCCACCGGCCACCCCAGCTTCGTGATGTCCGCGTCGTTCACGAACCAGGTGCTCGCGCAGCTCGAGCTGCACGCGAACGCGGAGAAGATCGGCAGGAACGTCCTCATGCTGCCGAAGCACCTCGACGAAGAGGTCGCGAGGCTGCACCTCGAGAAGCTCGGCGTGAAGCTCACGCGGCTGACCGACGAGCAGGCCCGATACATCGGCGTGCCGGTGAACGGTCCGTACAAGCCCGAGCACTACCGGTACTGA
- a CDS encoding cyclic nucleotide-binding domain-containing protein: MTAAFVHVGYALMLAALVARDILWLRGLLACAQSLIGFYAWRMGVPAIAAWNLLFVGVNATWVARILHERRAVSLPADLRALYERHFAALTPPEFLRWWRQGRRTRLRGVRLARDGEVPDALYFVMEGVVRITRRGEAVAELPAGYFVAEMSLITGQPANADADAVGEVDVVQWPLDELSSLRARNPVLWTKIQSVIGHDLVNKINRKEPVSAL, translated from the coding sequence ATGACGGCCGCCTTCGTCCACGTCGGCTACGCGTTGATGCTCGCCGCGCTCGTCGCGCGCGACATCCTGTGGCTGCGCGGGTTGCTCGCCTGCGCGCAGTCGCTCATCGGGTTCTACGCGTGGCGGATGGGCGTGCCGGCGATCGCGGCGTGGAACCTGCTCTTCGTCGGCGTCAACGCCACGTGGGTGGCGCGCATCCTCCACGAGCGCCGCGCCGTGTCGCTGCCGGCCGATCTGCGCGCGCTCTACGAACGCCACTTCGCGGCGCTCACGCCGCCTGAATTCCTGCGGTGGTGGCGGCAGGGCCGGCGCACGCGGCTGCGCGGCGTCCGGTTGGCGCGAGACGGCGAGGTGCCGGACGCGCTCTACTTCGTGATGGAGGGCGTGGTGCGGATCACGCGCCGCGGCGAGGCCGTCGCCGAGCTGCCCGCCGGCTACTTCGTGGCGGAGATGAGCCTCATCACCGGCCAGCCGGCGAACGCGGACGCCGACGCGGTCGGCGAGGTCGACGTCGTGCAATGGCCGCTCGACGAACTGTCGAGCCTGCGCGCGCGCAACCCCGTGCTCTGGACGAAGATCCAGTCGGTCATCGGCCACGACCTCGTGAACAAGATCAACCGGAAGGAGCCGGTCTCGGCCCTCTAG
- a CDS encoding 3-deoxy-7-phosphoheptulonate synthase: protein MIHRTDDLRIRQLKPLIPPAILLEEVPTTEAVSTLVARTRQQIADVLHGRDDRLLVVVGPCSLHDPAAGLEYATRLAEVSHALGEDLLIVMRVYFEKPRTIVGWKGLINDPHLDGSFAINEGLRIARRFLLSVNALGLAAATEFLDPITPQFLADLVSWGSIGARTSESQVHRELASGLSMPVGFKNATDGSVQVAIDAVRSAAHPHQFLSVTKQGLAAIVATNGNPDCHIILRGGTSGPNYSEAHVQHVAEELGAAGLPPRLMVDCSHANSGKDPRRQPIVLRDLADQIGRGSRALFGVMLESFLVGGRQAVAPGQPLVYGQSITDGCLEWEATAPLLTELAVAVRERRQTSVSAI from the coding sequence ATGATCCACCGCACCGATGACCTCCGGATCCGGCAGCTCAAGCCGCTGATTCCTCCCGCGATTCTGCTGGAGGAGGTGCCGACGACAGAGGCAGTGTCGACGCTCGTGGCGCGCACGCGCCAGCAGATCGCCGACGTCCTTCATGGCCGCGACGATCGCCTGCTCGTCGTCGTGGGGCCCTGCTCGCTGCACGATCCGGCGGCCGGGCTCGAGTACGCGACGAGGCTCGCCGAGGTCAGCCACGCGCTCGGCGAAGACCTCTTGATCGTCATGCGCGTCTACTTCGAGAAGCCGCGCACGATCGTCGGATGGAAGGGGCTCATCAACGATCCACACCTCGACGGAAGCTTCGCGATCAACGAGGGGCTGCGGATCGCGCGCCGGTTCCTGCTGAGCGTCAACGCGCTCGGGCTCGCCGCCGCCACCGAGTTCCTGGATCCCATCACGCCGCAGTTCCTCGCGGACCTCGTGTCGTGGGGGTCGATCGGTGCACGCACGTCGGAGAGCCAGGTCCATCGCGAGCTGGCGTCCGGGCTGTCGATGCCGGTCGGGTTCAAGAACGCGACGGACGGATCCGTGCAGGTGGCGATCGACGCGGTGCGATCGGCGGCGCATCCGCACCAGTTCCTCTCCGTCACGAAGCAGGGCTTGGCGGCGATCGTCGCGACGAACGGCAATCCCGACTGCCACATCATCCTGCGCGGCGGCACGAGCGGACCGAACTACTCGGAGGCGCACGTGCAGCACGTGGCCGAGGAGCTCGGCGCGGCCGGGTTGCCGCCGCGGCTCATGGTCGACTGCAGCCACGCGAACAGCGGCAAGGATCCTCGCCGGCAGCCGATCGTGCTGCGCGACCTGGCGGATCAGATCGGGCGCGGCAGCCGCGCGCTCTTTGGCGTCATGCTGGAGAGCTTTCTCGTCGGGGGGCGACAGGCCGTCGCTCCGGGCCAGCCGCTCGTCTACGGCCAGAGCATCACGGACGGCTGTCTCGAATGGGAGGCCACCGCACCGCTCCTCACCGAGCTCGCGGTGGCCGTACGCGAACGGCGGCAGACCTCCGTCTCGGCGATCTGA
- a CDS encoding DUF1080 domain-containing protein, translating into MRVKLMIAGLLAAATASVFAQQPQAQFLGRWNLRGVAPDTNLIYWLEVTEKDGKLHGMFLDRSAHATPVASISVQNGELVWQKGAGEGTLDSPVRPCGPIYRAKVEGGKLVGQHELPGPPCAPNPNAGRGRAGGGEAGAAPAAGRAAAAPAAPAPAPAPRTIKWVGTHQPVWPYANANGIHTYGKPVVIVGPGAGQEAWTGFTPDTWQTECVNRWTFTNGTMKNAVPGPGEKPTCNIYTKEKFKDFKVEAELNLDERQNSGFYIRGRYELQLSLGAIGGATAGRQSLGAIYGWKAADFYAGKPAGEWQKLEAIVVGNRISVWFNDVRIHNNAELPAFTGGALDNDELAPGPLMIQGDHSLVTFRKILVTPITKAGA; encoded by the coding sequence ATGCGTGTGAAGTTGATGATCGCCGGCCTGCTGGCCGCGGCCACCGCCTCGGTGTTCGCGCAGCAGCCGCAGGCCCAGTTCCTGGGACGATGGAATCTCCGGGGCGTCGCGCCCGACACCAACCTGATCTACTGGCTCGAGGTCACCGAGAAGGACGGCAAGCTCCACGGCATGTTCCTCGATCGGTCGGCGCACGCGACGCCGGTCGCCTCGATCAGCGTTCAGAATGGCGAGCTGGTCTGGCAGAAGGGCGCCGGCGAGGGCACGCTCGACAGCCCCGTGCGCCCGTGCGGCCCGATCTACCGCGCGAAGGTCGAGGGCGGCAAGCTCGTCGGGCAGCACGAGCTGCCGGGACCGCCGTGCGCGCCGAATCCGAACGCCGGCCGGGGACGGGCTGGCGGCGGTGAAGCCGGCGCCGCGCCGGCCGCCGGCCGCGCCGCCGCCGCACCCGCGGCTCCGGCCCCTGCCCCGGCCCCGCGCACGATCAAGTGGGTGGGCACCCACCAGCCGGTCTGGCCGTACGCCAACGCCAACGGCATCCACACGTACGGCAAGCCGGTCGTGATCGTCGGCCCGGGTGCGGGGCAGGAGGCCTGGACCGGGTTCACGCCCGACACCTGGCAGACCGAGTGCGTGAACCGCTGGACGTTCACGAACGGCACGATGAAGAACGCCGTGCCGGGCCCTGGCGAGAAGCCGACCTGCAACATCTACACGAAGGAGAAGTTCAAGGACTTCAAGGTCGAGGCCGAGCTGAACCTCGACGAACGGCAGAACAGCGGGTTCTACATCCGCGGCCGCTACGAGCTGCAGCTTTCGCTCGGCGCGATCGGCGGCGCCACCGCCGGCCGGCAGAGCCTCGGCGCCATCTACGGATGGAAGGCCGCCGACTTCTACGCCGGCAAGCCCGCCGGCGAATGGCAGAAGCTCGAGGCCATCGTCGTCGGCAACCGGATCTCGGTGTGGTTCAACGACGTCCGGATCCACAACAACGCCGAGCTGCCCGCCTTCACCGGCGGCGCGCTCGACAACGACGAACTGGCGCCCGGCCCGCTCATGATCCAGGGCGACCACTCGCTCGTGACCTTCCGCAAGATCCTCGTCACGCCGATTACCAAGGCAGGAGCCTAG
- a CDS encoding Gfo/Idh/MocA family oxidoreductase has product MSDQGHPPQRPGLTRRDFVSTAAGAAGFMIVPRRVLGRGVQAPSDTANVAIVGIGGMGASNAQNLMSHNIVAICDVDNTLLENKLKQWRDRVYPAAAPAAARPAASAPAAPVSAYRSFGPSKAQQAANAKWAAPDPSATLKRFVDEQMPKVAKYRDYREMLDKQKDIDGVVVATPDHMHAIIASASMSAGKHVYVQKPLCWSVHECRHLVKQAAANPKLVTQMGNQGHSQDDARRGQEYIRGGALGDVTEVHVWTNRPLGYWPQGVPRPAAMRGDASKLSWNNNGVNQRLAAAMGQYPVPDGLAWDLFLGVAPEVEYHPIYHPFNWRGWVDWGQGALGDMGAHLVDHPVWALDLGLPTSIETIATPFNGDTYPAATMTYYEFAPRQGKPAVKMVWYDGGLMPPRPEELGDERVDPAGGILYIGTKGKMVQETYGQKPRLLPAERHNSYGPPKETMDRVPHESHELNWVNAIRGRDTISCPFSYAAHLNEIMLLGVASLRAKTKLHYDGARMEVTNSPAAGQFLTRAYRRGYSL; this is encoded by the coding sequence GTGAGCGACCAAGGTCATCCCCCTCAGCGTCCGGGCCTGACCCGGCGAGACTTCGTGTCGACGGCGGCCGGCGCCGCAGGCTTCATGATCGTGCCGCGCCGCGTGCTCGGACGCGGCGTCCAGGCGCCGAGCGACACGGCGAACGTCGCGATCGTCGGCATCGGCGGCATGGGCGCGTCGAACGCGCAGAACCTGATGAGCCACAACATCGTGGCGATCTGCGACGTCGACAACACGCTGCTCGAGAACAAGCTCAAGCAGTGGCGCGACCGCGTCTACCCGGCCGCCGCGCCGGCGGCGGCCCGCCCTGCGGCGAGCGCGCCGGCGGCGCCGGTGTCCGCGTACCGGAGCTTCGGCCCGTCGAAGGCGCAGCAGGCCGCCAACGCGAAGTGGGCCGCGCCCGATCCGTCCGCCACGCTGAAGCGCTTCGTCGACGAGCAGATGCCCAAGGTGGCGAAGTATCGCGACTACCGCGAGATGCTCGACAAGCAGAAGGACATCGACGGCGTGGTCGTCGCCACGCCGGACCACATGCACGCCATCATCGCGTCGGCGTCGATGAGCGCCGGCAAGCACGTGTACGTGCAGAAGCCGCTCTGCTGGTCCGTGCACGAGTGCCGGCACCTCGTGAAGCAGGCCGCGGCGAATCCGAAGCTCGTCACGCAGATGGGCAACCAGGGCCACTCGCAGGACGACGCGCGGCGCGGCCAGGAGTACATCCGGGGCGGCGCGCTCGGCGACGTCACCGAAGTCCACGTCTGGACGAACCGGCCGCTCGGCTACTGGCCGCAGGGCGTTCCGCGCCCGGCGGCGATGCGCGGCGACGCCAGCAAGCTGAGCTGGAACAACAACGGCGTCAACCAGCGGCTCGCCGCGGCGATGGGTCAGTACCCCGTGCCGGACGGCCTCGCCTGGGATCTCTTCCTGGGCGTGGCGCCCGAGGTCGAGTACCACCCGATCTATCACCCGTTCAACTGGCGCGGCTGGGTCGACTGGGGCCAGGGCGCGCTCGGCGACATGGGAGCGCACCTCGTCGACCATCCGGTGTGGGCGCTCGATCTCGGGCTGCCGACGTCGATCGAGACGATCGCGACGCCGTTCAACGGCGACACGTATCCGGCCGCGACCATGACCTACTACGAGTTCGCGCCGCGGCAGGGCAAGCCGGCGGTGAAGATGGTCTGGTACGACGGCGGGCTCATGCCGCCGCGTCCCGAGGAGCTCGGCGACGAGCGTGTCGATCCGGCGGGCGGGATTCTGTACATCGGCACCAAGGGCAAGATGGTGCAGGAAACCTACGGCCAGAAGCCGCGCCTGCTGCCGGCCGAGCGCCACAACAGCTACGGCCCGCCGAAGGAAACGATGGACCGCGTGCCGCACGAGTCGCACGAGCTCAACTGGGTGAACGCCATCCGGGGCCGCGACACGATTTCGTGCCCGTTCAGCTATGCCGCGCATCTCAACGAGATCATGCTGCTCGGCGTCGCGTCGCTGCGGGCCAAGACCAAGCTCCACTACGACGGCGCCCGGATGGAGGTCACCAACAGCCCGGCCGCCGGCCAGTTCCTGACGCGCGCGTACCGTCGGGGGTATTCGCTCTAG
- a CDS encoding YeeE/YedE family protein, with protein MTLILHDLAPMHWALAGAGIAAVTLVLLWVGNRRLGISTGFEDLCSLALPLPYFRRGSLLGARRWRLPFLAGLVLGGALSALVGGGWAPTWDLGMFDRIVQWGPAGKLAWMFAGGLLIGFGTRLAGGCTSGHGIFGLSNLEAPSLVSTLGFMGSGAVTTHLVYRVLFG; from the coding sequence ATGACGCTCATCCTTCATGACTTGGCGCCCATGCACTGGGCGCTCGCAGGCGCGGGCATCGCCGCCGTGACGCTGGTCCTGCTCTGGGTCGGCAACCGCCGCCTGGGCATCTCGACCGGGTTCGAAGACCTCTGCAGTCTGGCGCTGCCGCTGCCGTATTTCCGGCGTGGCTCGCTGCTCGGCGCGCGGCGCTGGCGGCTGCCGTTCCTCGCGGGCCTCGTGCTCGGCGGCGCGCTGTCGGCCCTCGTCGGCGGCGGTTGGGCGCCGACGTGGGATCTGGGCATGTTCGACCGGATCGTCCAATGGGGCCCCGCGGGCAAGCTCGCCTGGATGTTCGCCGGCGGCCTGCTCATCGGCTTCGGGACGCGGCTCGCCGGCGGCTGTACGAGCGGCCACGGCATCTTCGGCCTCTCGAACCTCGAAGCCCCGAGCCTCGTCTCGACGTTGGGTTTCATGGGCAGCGGCGCGGTGACGACGCACCTCGTCTATCGCGTGCTGTTCGGCTGA
- a CDS encoding YeeE/YedE family protein, translating into MLYLVLGTVFGFILSRSGAADYDFIQAMFLFQSTQLYGIIGTAVLVTAPGLWLLKRRGRTIAGRPLAIERKAFTRGTLVGGLLFGVGWSMAGMCPGPMFVNIGEGKLYALAALAGALTGAGLLGAVYPRLQRPLTLPPITVGTGEG; encoded by the coding sequence ATGCTGTATCTCGTGCTCGGCACGGTCTTCGGGTTCATCCTCAGCCGATCGGGCGCGGCCGATTACGACTTCATCCAGGCGATGTTCTTGTTCCAGAGCACTCAGCTCTACGGGATCATCGGCACGGCGGTGCTCGTCACGGCACCCGGCCTGTGGCTGCTGAAGCGGCGCGGCCGCACGATCGCGGGCCGCCCGCTCGCGATCGAGCGCAAGGCGTTCACGCGCGGCACCCTGGTCGGCGGTCTGCTCTTCGGCGTGGGCTGGTCGATGGCCGGCATGTGCCCGGGCCCGATGTTCGTCAACATCGGCGAGGGCAAGCTCTACGCGCTGGCCGCCCTGGCCGGCGCGCTCACCGGCGCCGGGTTGCTCGGTGCCGTCTACCCGCGCCTCCAGCGTCCGCTCACGCTGCCGCCGATCACGGTCGGCACGGGAGAGGGATAG
- a CDS encoding DNA mismatch repair protein MutS, with protein MHAEYASRLEERRRTLAALERVHARFSYVRLGLAAAAIATIGVGGWGAAAWLALPIGALLVVAFLHARLLNRRDAARAAIAFYERALDRLAGRWAGRGRSGDRFKPADHLYASDLDLFGRGSLFDLVATVRTDEGEETLARWLLAPAPPDVVRARQAAVRELSPRLDLREAVAVVGQAVRDQVKARLLRAWASSPRRLPGGPIRLLFPVLAAISIATLALWLVRTGGDLRDPLAYVVLAVLAAQGLAAQIFRNRVHDVAHAVDEPSHELDAFASLLEILERERFQTDHLRRLQADIVGDDVASGEIRRLSQYVAMLASRENVLFALPASLVLWTTQWACAVEAWRARRGPALTRWLAAVGELEALLAFATLAAEHPDYAFPEIADGPPRLTAEAIAHPALPERAVANDVSLGDGPVRLLIVSGSNMSGKSTLLRTLGVNVVLAQAGAPVRAARLVLTPLDIGASISIHDSLLDGRSRFFTEIQRLKRIADLAEGRRGHVLFLLDEILGGTNSHDRRVGAEALLAALAASGAVGLATTHDLALAEIAERLAPAAANVHFEDQLLDGTLAFDYRIRPGLVRTSNALRLMRGIGFKV; from the coding sequence ATGCACGCTGAGTACGCGTCGCGGCTCGAGGAGCGGCGGCGAACGCTCGCCGCGCTCGAACGCGTGCACGCGCGCTTCAGCTACGTCAGACTCGGTCTCGCCGCGGCGGCGATCGCGACGATCGGCGTCGGCGGCTGGGGCGCGGCGGCCTGGCTGGCCCTGCCCATCGGCGCGTTGCTCGTCGTCGCCTTCCTGCACGCGCGGCTGCTGAACCGGCGCGACGCCGCTCGAGCCGCGATCGCGTTCTACGAGCGTGCGCTCGATCGGCTGGCGGGCCGATGGGCCGGCCGCGGCCGCAGCGGCGACCGCTTCAAGCCCGCCGATCATCTGTACGCCAGCGACCTCGACCTGTTCGGGCGCGGCAGCCTCTTCGATCTCGTCGCGACGGTGCGGACGGACGAAGGCGAGGAGACGCTCGCGCGCTGGCTCCTGGCCCCGGCGCCGCCCGACGTCGTCCGCGCGCGCCAGGCCGCCGTGCGCGAGCTGTCGCCGCGCCTGGACCTGCGCGAAGCGGTGGCCGTCGTGGGGCAGGCCGTGCGCGACCAGGTCAAGGCGCGGCTCCTGCGCGCGTGGGCCTCGTCGCCCCGGCGGCTGCCGGGCGGGCCGATCCGCCTGCTGTTCCCGGTGCTCGCCGCGATCTCGATCGCGACGCTCGCGCTCTGGCTGGTCCGCACCGGCGGCGACCTGAGGGATCCGCTCGCCTACGTCGTGCTCGCGGTGCTGGCGGCGCAGGGACTCGCCGCTCAGATCTTCCGCAACCGCGTGCACGACGTCGCGCACGCGGTGGACGAGCCGTCACACGAGCTCGACGCGTTCGCCAGCCTTCTCGAGATCCTCGAGCGGGAGCGGTTCCAGACCGACCACCTCCGGCGCTTGCAGGCCGACATCGTTGGCGACGACGTGGCGTCCGGCGAGATCCGCCGGCTGTCGCAGTACGTCGCCATGCTCGCGTCGCGCGAGAACGTGCTCTTCGCGCTGCCCGCGTCGCTCGTCCTCTGGACCACGCAGTGGGCGTGCGCCGTCGAGGCGTGGCGAGCGCGCCGCGGCCCGGCGCTCACGCGCTGGCTCGCGGCCGTCGGCGAGCTCGAGGCGCTGCTCGCGTTCGCGACGCTGGCGGCCGAACATCCGGACTACGCGTTTCCGGAGATCGCCGACGGGCCGCCGAGGCTGACGGCCGAGGCGATCGCCCACCCGGCGTTGCCGGAGCGCGCCGTGGCGAACGACGTGTCGCTCGGCGACGGCCCGGTGCGGCTGCTGATCGTCAGCGGCTCCAACATGTCGGGCAAGAGCACGCTCCTGCGCACGCTCGGCGTGAACGTCGTGCTCGCTCAGGCGGGCGCGCCCGTGCGCGCCGCGCGGCTCGTGCTGACGCCGCTCGACATCGGCGCCTCCATCAGCATCCACGACTCGCTCCTCGACGGCCGGTCGAGGTTCTTCACCGAAATCCAGCGGCTCAAGCGCATCGCCGATCTCGCGGAAGGTCGCCGCGGGCACGTGCTGTTCCTGCTCGACGAGATTCTCGGCGGCACGAACTCGCACGACCGGCGCGTGGGCGCCGAAGCGCTTCTCGCGGCGCTCGCGGCCTCCGGCGCCGTCGGTCTCGCAACGACGCACGACCTCGCGCTCGCCGAGATCGCCGAGCGGCTCGCGCCCGCCGCGGCCAACGTGCACTTCGAGGATCAGCTCCTCGACGGCACGCTCGCGTTCGACTACCGCATCCGCCCGGGGCTCGTGCGCACGAGCAACGCGCTGCGCTTGATGCGCGGCATCGGGTTCAAGGTCTGA